Proteins found in one Vagococcus carniphilus genomic segment:
- a CDS encoding zinc ribbon domain-containing protein, which translates to MKFCWNCGHENESDSLFCEECGSDLQEGISPGEELKKDSKEASTEPQEIKESNQPIVNSTSTQSPVPKEPMTKKKKIGLITGGVGIVLLVGLYSYGNYYFSYEQQVNRMTETIKTKDPDKWAELMVSSDPSYKLTSDNLKKMTDYYKDDQQKEKFSNLVGSIGKSSQEPSDFNIKPNGKSFVFFNKYALELEPVYLTIEAQQPGVSVEIDGKKQGDVKEKELKVGPLTPGKYDIKGTLKNVSTDSKTDLVRFQNDDFETNSHMKLDLHKVSFIVKSNVEDAEVLVDNKKIATIKDGSAEVKDVVWHQGLAVQVKKKFDKQVVESEIRKIESEEFLASQFEKESYGSEVMLEIKGIKSKDDVQSFLYGLYGDVSSYTSEYSDLDGMAKSDLAKYFQNGEDNADYQDFLKFITDVRSSSEKSSVQGEPKVEKMTMIGKDRYQVQYLIKYRTVYKSYKMDDVVQVFRYTKATMVYNQEEERFEIVDLGGKENFEVVDNGGVS; encoded by the coding sequence ATGAAGTTTTGTTGGAATTGTGGTCACGAAAATGAATCTGATTCGTTGTTTTGTGAAGAATGTGGCTCAGATTTACAGGAAGGAATCAGTCCAGGAGAAGAGTTAAAAAAGGATAGTAAAGAAGCTTCCACTGAACCACAAGAAATAAAAGAGTCAAATCAACCAATAGTTAACTCAACTAGTACTCAATCACCTGTACCAAAAGAACCTATGACGAAAAAGAAAAAAATAGGTTTAATAACAGGTGGAGTAGGCATTGTATTACTTGTCGGTCTTTATTCTTACGGCAATTATTATTTTAGTTATGAGCAACAAGTTAATCGAATGACTGAAACAATTAAAACAAAAGATCCAGATAAGTGGGCAGAGTTAATGGTATCCAGTGACCCAAGTTATAAATTAACTTCTGATAATTTGAAGAAGATGACTGATTATTATAAGGATGACCAACAAAAAGAAAAATTCTCCAATCTCGTCGGTAGTATTGGAAAAAGCAGTCAAGAGCCATCAGATTTTAATATTAAACCCAACGGTAAGTCTTTTGTATTTTTCAATAAGTATGCATTAGAGTTAGAGCCTGTTTATTTAACAATTGAGGCGCAACAACCTGGCGTATCAGTTGAAATTGATGGTAAAAAACAAGGTGATGTTAAAGAAAAAGAGTTAAAAGTTGGCCCATTAACACCTGGGAAATATGACATCAAAGGAACATTAAAAAACGTATCGACTGATTCAAAAACTGACTTGGTTCGTTTTCAAAATGATGATTTTGAAACCAATAGTCATATGAAATTGGATTTACATAAAGTTTCTTTTATAGTGAAGTCAAATGTTGAAGACGCTGAAGTTTTAGTGGATAACAAAAAGATAGCTACTATTAAGGATGGTTCAGCTGAAGTTAAAGATGTTGTTTGGCATCAAGGATTAGCCGTTCAAGTGAAGAAAAAATTTGATAAACAAGTCGTTGAATCAGAGATTAGAAAAATTGAATCAGAAGAATTTCTAGCAAGTCAATTTGAAAAAGAGTCTTATGGTTCAGAGGTGATGCTTGAAATTAAGGGGATCAAATCAAAAGACGATGTTCAATCATTTTTATATGGTCTTTATGGTGATGTGTCTTCTTATACAAGTGAATACAGTGATTTAGATGGAATGGCAAAATCTGATTTAGCTAAGTATTTTCAAAATGGAGAAGACAATGCTGACTACCAAGATTTCTTGAAATTCATTACAGATGTTCGCTCAAGTTCTGAAAAATCAAGTGTTCAAGGTGAACCTAAAGTTGAAAAAATGACAATGATTGGTAAAGATAGATATCAGGTACAGTATTTAATTAAATATCGAACTGTTTATAAATCATATAAGATGGATGACGTTGTTCAAGTCTTTAGATATACCAAAGCCACTATGGTTTACAATCAAGAAGAAGAACGTTTTGAAATTGTTGATTTAGGTGGTAAAGAAAACTTTGAAGTAGTAGATAATGGAGGTGTTTCTTAG
- a CDS encoding MIP/aquaporin family protein, whose amino-acid sequence MSGDNLQIFSEFLGTLILVLLGNGVVAAVSLEKSKAQGAGWIVITLGWGAAVTIAVYASSFMGPAHLNPAVTLGMAVAGNIGWNLVTPFIIAQIVGGIVGAALVWVTYMPHWEATKDEAAILGSFATGPAIRKPFSNMITELIGTFVLVFALLAFGRTTFADGMNPLIVGVLILSLGLSLGGPTGYAINPARDLGPRIAHQILPIANKGDSDWGYAWVPIVGPMLGGLLAALAWGMIP is encoded by the coding sequence ATGAGTGGAGATAATTTACAAATATTTAGTGAATTTTTAGGTACGTTGATTTTAGTTTTGCTAGGTAATGGTGTAGTAGCTGCAGTTTCTTTGGAAAAAAGTAAAGCTCAAGGAGCAGGCTGGATAGTTATTACTTTAGGTTGGGGAGCGGCCGTAACCATTGCTGTATATGCATCAAGTTTTATGGGACCGGCTCATTTAAATCCAGCAGTTACACTAGGTATGGCTGTTGCGGGAAATATAGGCTGGAATCTAGTAACACCGTTTATTATTGCTCAGATAGTCGGAGGTATTGTTGGAGCAGCGCTAGTTTGGGTCACTTACATGCCACATTGGGAAGCTACAAAGGATGAGGCTGCTATTTTGGGATCTTTTGCAACTGGACCAGCTATTAGAAAACCATTTTCAAATATGATTACTGAGCTGATAGGTACGTTTGTTTTAGTCTTTGCTTTATTAGCATTCGGTCGTACAACTTTTGCAGATGGAATGAATCCATTGATTGTTGGTGTATTAATTCTTTCTCTAGGATTATCATTAGGAGGACCAACAGGTTATGCGATTAACCCAGCTCGTGATTTGGGACCTCGTATTGCACACCAAATATTACCAATTGCTAACAAAGGTGATTCAGATTGGGGTTATGCTTGGGTACCAATCGTTGGACCAATGTTAGGTGGTTTATTAGCAGCACTTGCTTGGGGAATGATCCCTTAA
- a CDS encoding zinc ribbon domain-containing protein, with amino-acid sequence MKFCINCGKEIKDKVKFCPFCGAEQKEVTTVTEQVVEQVVNEEVNDEKEQPVVETKVPSEEVAKPEQPVEQPSQPTINQENQQSSQQQQPSNEQQAPLISINHGGVNQLTDNSKNYFSFLNKNIAKPNIGGQNTNGYFGLVSYVLISLFSSLAISHSIGKAVRFGTMGYADSSFPLLIQLFLLILVTQLISVTTVYVLSAKIFREEISFLDSFDRVYAPISLAVYTSLFAFVLSFVSTIGLSFLFVVVLLFTYFLTNASFVANLWVSQNQTQRNKFYWTIGVIIVSFIVQIIVGIMLGDIIGTSIAEIISNVTDSFTPRMFL; translated from the coding sequence ATGAAATTTTGTATTAATTGTGGAAAAGAAATTAAAGACAAGGTTAAATTTTGCCCATTCTGTGGAGCAGAACAAAAGGAAGTAACAACTGTAACAGAACAGGTAGTGGAACAAGTTGTTAACGAAGAAGTTAATGATGAGAAAGAACAGCCTGTTGTGGAAACAAAAGTGCCTTCAGAAGAAGTAGCGAAACCAGAACAACCAGTTGAACAACCGTCTCAACCAACTATTAATCAAGAAAATCAGCAGAGCTCTCAACAACAACAACCAAGTAATGAGCAACAGGCGCCGTTGATTAGTATTAATCATGGAGGTGTTAATCAGCTAACGGACAATAGTAAAAATTATTTTTCATTTCTGAATAAAAACATTGCTAAGCCTAATATTGGTGGGCAAAATACAAATGGTTACTTCGGCTTAGTGAGTTATGTCTTGATTTCTTTATTTAGTAGTTTAGCGATTAGCCATTCAATAGGAAAAGCAGTTCGCTTTGGAACGATGGGGTATGCGGATTCTAGTTTTCCTCTATTAATTCAATTGTTCTTACTAATTTTAGTGACTCAGTTGATTAGTGTAACGACTGTGTATGTCTTGTCAGCAAAAATATTCCGTGAAGAGATTAGTTTTTTAGATAGTTTTGATAGAGTGTACGCTCCAATTAGCTTAGCTGTGTATACAAGTTTATTTGCTTTTGTTTTATCTTTTGTCTCAACGATTGGTTTGAGTTTTCTATTCGTTGTCGTATTATTATTCACTTATTTTTTAACAAATGCTTCATTTGTAGCTAATCTTTGGGTGAGTCAAAATCAGACACAACGAAATAAATTCTATTGGACGATTGGTGTTATTATCGTAAGTTTTATTGTTCAAATAATTGTTGGTATTATGCTTGGAGATATTATCGGTACAAGCATTGCTGAAATTATCTCGAATGTAACTGATTCTTTTACACCTAGAATGTTTCTATAA
- the glpK gene encoding glycerol kinase GlpK, which produces MTEQQYIMAIDQGTTSSRAIIFDKEGNNIGSSQKEFTQIFPESGWVEHNANEIWNSVQSVIAGALIESGVRPDKIKGIGITNQRETTVIWDRKTGKPIYNAVVWQSRQSSPIADRLKEEGHADMIHKKTGLVVDAYFSATKVRWILDHVEGAQERAERGELAFGTIDTWLLWKLTDGNVHVTDYSNAARTMMYNIMDLKWDDDILELLNIPKSLLPEVKSNSEVYGYTQSYHFYGSEVPISGMAGDQQAALFGQLAFEPGMIKNTYGTGAFIVMNTGEKPQISKNNLLTTIGYGINGKVYYALEGSVFVAGSAIQWLRDGLRMIETAPESEEIANASTGDNSVYVVPAFTGLGAPYWDSDARGAIFGLTRATTKEDFVKATLQAVAYQSKDVIDAMKEDSGIDIPVLKVDGGAAKNDTLMQFQADILDIDVTRAPNLETTALGAAYLAGLAVGFWENLDELKEFQGEGITFKPNMASEERADLYEGWKEAVAATQTFKRIGKNN; this is translated from the coding sequence ATGACAGAACAACAATATATTATGGCTATTGATCAAGGAACAACTAGTTCTCGAGCAATTATTTTTGATAAGGAAGGAAATAATATAGGAAGTTCACAAAAAGAATTTACTCAGATTTTTCCAGAATCTGGTTGGGTTGAGCACAATGCAAATGAAATTTGGAACTCTGTACAATCTGTTATCGCTGGTGCATTAATTGAATCAGGTGTTAGACCAGATAAAATTAAAGGAATTGGTATTACGAATCAACGTGAAACAACAGTTATCTGGGATCGTAAAACTGGAAAACCTATTTATAATGCGGTTGTTTGGCAGTCAAGACAATCTTCACCTATTGCGGATAGGTTAAAAGAAGAGGGCCATGCTGATATGATTCATAAAAAAACTGGGTTAGTAGTGGATGCTTACTTCTCAGCAACAAAAGTTCGCTGGATTTTAGATCATGTAGAGGGAGCTCAAGAAAGAGCTGAAAGAGGAGAACTTGCTTTTGGGACAATTGACACATGGTTATTATGGAAATTAACAGATGGTAATGTCCATGTAACAGATTATTCAAATGCAGCAAGAACAATGATGTATAACATTATGGATTTAAAATGGGATGATGACATTTTAGAATTATTAAATATTCCTAAATCATTATTACCAGAAGTAAAAAGTAACTCAGAAGTCTATGGCTATACTCAAAGCTATCATTTCTACGGCAGTGAAGTGCCAATTTCTGGTATGGCAGGAGATCAACAAGCGGCATTGTTTGGTCAGTTAGCTTTTGAGCCAGGTATGATTAAAAATACTTACGGTACAGGTGCATTTATTGTAATGAATACTGGTGAAAAGCCTCAAATTTCTAAAAATAACTTATTAACAACGATTGGCTATGGAATTAATGGAAAAGTGTATTATGCACTAGAAGGTAGTGTGTTTGTTGCAGGATCTGCGATTCAATGGTTGCGAGATGGTTTACGTATGATTGAAACAGCGCCTGAATCTGAAGAGATAGCTAATGCGTCAACAGGAGATAACAGTGTTTATGTAGTACCAGCTTTCACTGGACTTGGAGCACCGTACTGGGATTCAGACGCGCGTGGTGCAATCTTTGGGTTAACACGTGCCACAACAAAAGAAGATTTTGTAAAAGCAACCTTACAAGCAGTTGCATACCAATCAAAAGATGTGATTGATGCGATGAAGGAAGATTCAGGTATTGACATTCCAGTCCTTAAAGTCGATGGAGGAGCAGCTAAAAATGATACATTAATGCAGTTCCAAGCTGACATTTTAGATATTGATGTGACACGTGCCCCTAACTTAGAAACAACGGCCTTAGGAGCAGCTTACTTAGCTGGATTAGCAGTTGGTTTCTGGGAAAATTTAGATGAGTTAAAAGAATTCCAAGGAGAAGGAATTACCTTTAAACCAAATATGGCATCAGAAGAAAGAGCTGATTTATATGAAGGTTGGAAAGAAGCTGTAGCCGCAACGCAAACATTCAAACGTATTGGGAAAAATAATTAA
- a CDS encoding DUF47 domain-containing protein: MARKKGFDYFDAMYQLSMKTKEASLVLDDIITHYSSDYLIEKAESIHQLEREGDEIVSSIMYELNHSFVTPIDREDIIAITKFIDNVLDNINALPYSFDNLGIQKMREKAIEMSALIVEIVEAMTVVTKEFSKFKSTKTIGQMIQKVTELEGKADIIHSAQIKELFTSEENVLEVVRWKEVFDRLEKIVNGTEQAVLIMEAMVIKNT; the protein is encoded by the coding sequence ATGGCTAGAAAAAAAGGATTCGATTATTTTGATGCAATGTATCAACTATCTATGAAAACAAAAGAGGCTTCTCTTGTATTAGATGATATTATTACACATTATTCCAGTGACTACTTGATAGAAAAAGCTGAAAGTATTCATCAATTAGAAAGAGAAGGTGATGAAATCGTTTCAAGTATTATGTATGAACTCAATCATTCATTTGTGACACCAATTGATAGAGAAGATATCATAGCAATCACTAAATTTATTGACAATGTATTAGATAATATAAATGCACTACCTTATTCTTTTGATAATTTAGGCATTCAAAAAATGCGTGAAAAAGCAATTGAAATGTCTGCACTGATTGTTGAGATTGTCGAAGCTATGACTGTTGTAACAAAAGAATTTTCAAAATTTAAGAGTACTAAAACAATCGGTCAAATGATTCAAAAAGTGACGGAACTAGAAGGAAAAGCAGATATTATTCATAGTGCTCAAATTAAGGAACTTTTTACCTCGGAAGAGAATGTTTTAGAAGTTGTAAGATGGAAAGAAGTGTTTGATCGTTTAGAAAAAATAGTGAATGGAACAGAACAAGCAGTATTAATTATGGAAGCAATGGTGATTAAAAATACATAG
- a CDS encoding serine hydrolase — translation MKKQTLTWLLVSSLFLLSGCQENQKSTVTTTNTSTTSQVIETTTQTTEISQEKKMSKIEEYLDKLKNEPVGIYIESLDSKEQYGVNQEKNFYGASIAKLPIIFYTQEKLKKEEISLEMTFPYIDQVNEVPGAMVRGGTGVMQQMELENQTFSVAQLLEWSIRHSDNLASNMLGYYVAKQNGNEFLEIIAPFYATKQTEFSKEMTAKTAGEMMLAIYRNELGKEYFLETDWQKEKIGSLDKDVYHKIGTNDTFNHDVGVVDDKKPYVLSILSDGYSNEKIEKIVKNIDELINEE, via the coding sequence TTGAAAAAGCAAACTCTTACTTGGCTATTAGTGAGTAGTCTTTTTTTACTAAGTGGTTGTCAGGAAAATCAGAAGTCAACAGTAACGACTACTAATACCTCGACAACTAGTCAAGTGATCGAAACGACAACTCAAACAACAGAAATTAGCCAAGAAAAGAAAATGTCTAAAATAGAAGAATACTTAGATAAATTAAAGAATGAACCAGTTGGTATCTATATTGAAAGTTTGGACTCGAAAGAGCAGTATGGCGTAAATCAAGAAAAAAACTTTTATGGTGCGAGTATTGCGAAACTGCCTATTATTTTTTACACCCAAGAAAAATTAAAAAAAGAAGAGATTTCCCTTGAAATGACTTTTCCTTATATTGATCAGGTTAATGAAGTACCAGGAGCCATGGTTCGAGGTGGGACAGGTGTCATGCAACAAATGGAACTTGAAAATCAAACGTTTTCTGTTGCCCAATTATTAGAGTGGAGTATTCGTCACTCTGATAATTTAGCAAGTAACATGTTGGGATATTATGTCGCTAAACAAAATGGTAATGAGTTTTTAGAGATTATTGCTCCTTTTTATGCCACTAAACAAACGGAGTTTTCAAAAGAGATGACTGCTAAAACAGCCGGAGAGATGATGCTTGCTATTTACCGAAATGAGCTAGGTAAAGAATACTTTTTAGAAACAGATTGGCAAAAAGAAAAAATTGGTAGTTTGGATAAAGATGTTTATCATAAAATTGGAACTAATGACACTTTTAATCATGATGTGGGTGTTGTTGATGATAAGAAACCATATGTTTTATCCATCTTAAGTGATGGTTATTCAAATGAGAAAATTGAAAAAATAGTTAAAAATATTGATGAGTTGATAAACGAGGAGTGA
- a CDS encoding inorganic phosphate transporter has protein sequence MSVSLVITLILVIGVIFVNGWTDAPNAIATAISTRVLRPNVAIGMAVICNFLGALIMTMFNAQVAETISKMVRFEGSGNAAQVALAASLFSIVVWAVAAWWFGIPTSESHALIAGLTGSAMALGGLGAVNMNEWMKVIIGLFVSTFFGFFGGYFVTKIVETVFFHMERRKTNKIFTIGQAGGAAAMSFLHGVQDGQKFMGVFMLGLFYNGLAEKTPSGGFIIPIWVMVICSVVMGVGTSVGGMRIIKSVGMDMVKLEKYQGFSADLSAAICLFGASIFGIPVSTTHTKTTAIMGVGAAKRISSVDWQLVKEMVMAWVLTFPGCGLIAYIMAKFFVAIF, from the coding sequence ATGAGTGTTTCTTTGGTTATTACATTGATTTTAGTTATTGGCGTTATCTTTGTTAATGGATGGACGGATGCTCCTAATGCGATTGCAACAGCTATTTCAACGAGAGTTTTACGCCCTAATGTGGCAATTGGGATGGCGGTTATTTGTAACTTTCTAGGCGCGTTAATTATGACAATGTTTAATGCTCAAGTAGCAGAAACGATTAGTAAGATGGTTCGTTTTGAAGGTAGTGGAAACGCAGCACAAGTAGCTCTTGCAGCATCTCTTTTTTCAATTGTTGTTTGGGCAGTTGCTGCTTGGTGGTTTGGTATTCCAACGAGTGAGAGTCATGCTTTAATCGCAGGCCTAACTGGATCAGCTATGGCTTTGGGTGGCTTAGGTGCGGTTAATATGAATGAGTGGATGAAGGTTATAATTGGACTCTTTGTTTCGACTTTCTTTGGTTTTTTTGGTGGTTATTTTGTAACGAAGATAGTTGAAACCGTATTCTTTCATATGGAAAGACGAAAAACCAATAAAATATTTACCATCGGTCAAGCAGGTGGTGCTGCTGCGATGTCCTTTTTACATGGTGTTCAAGATGGACAAAAATTTATGGGCGTTTTTATGTTAGGTCTTTTCTACAATGGGTTGGCTGAAAAAACACCTTCTGGAGGTTTTATTATCCCTATTTGGGTTATGGTTATTTGTTCAGTTGTGATGGGTGTAGGAACTTCAGTTGGTGGTATGCGAATTATTAAATCTGTGGGCATGGATATGGTTAAATTAGAAAAATATCAAGGTTTTTCAGCAGATTTAAGTGCAGCTATTTGTTTGTTTGGAGCTTCTATCTTCGGGATTCCAGTTTCAACAACACATACGAAAACAACTGCCATCATGGGTGTTGGAGCAGCTAAACGGATATCTAGTGTGGACTGGCAGTTAGTTAAAGAGATGGTAATGGCTTGGGTATTAACATTTCCAGGATGTGGGTTGATTGCTTATATCATGGCGAAATTTTTTGTTGCAATATTTTAG
- the glpO gene encoding type 1 glycerol-3-phosphate oxidase, which translates to MSFSIKDRQKSIEEVKKQEMDVLIIGGGITGAGVAVQTAASGMTTALIEMQDFSEGTSSRSTKLVHGGIRYLKNFDVEVVSDTVKERATVQKIAPHIPKPDPMLLPIYDEPGSTFSMFSVKVAMDLYDQLAGVTNTSFANKVLSKEEVIERVPKINTDKLLGGGLYLDFRNNDARLVIENVKQAAADGANALSKTKVIGFTYHDNGQLSGVKVEDQLTKEIYDIHAKVVINTTGPWVDTIRELGKEEGFKPMMRPTKGVHLIVDQSVLSVSQPTYFDTGRHDGRMVFVIPRENKTYFGTTDTDYTGDLTHPRVTNEDVDYLLEIINHQFPNANVSIDDIEGSWAGLRPLISENGGSDYNGGNSGVMSEASFNQIIDTVSGYLNQEKTKEDVEKSLKLAESSLSEKGNSAISRGSSLEVDNKGLVTLAGGKITDYRLMAEGAVALISKILKEKYDKHFDLVDSSNYPVSGGHFDHTKVDEKISELTELGQEKGLSKEEAEFLANLYGSNTESVLTYLNEDIPGLSQSEAASLMYALNNEMTLTPVDYLLRRTNYLLFISDQLDRIKEPIIKKMAEYYGWNNEQTTSYRLELENAINESQLMNLKKEN; encoded by the coding sequence ATGAGTTTTTCCATTAAAGATCGTCAAAAATCAATTGAAGAAGTAAAAAAACAAGAAATGGATGTTTTGATAATTGGTGGTGGTATTACGGGGGCTGGAGTTGCTGTTCAAACAGCAGCTTCTGGTATGACGACCGCTTTAATTGAAATGCAGGATTTTTCAGAAGGTACCTCTTCTCGTTCGACTAAGCTTGTACATGGTGGAATCAGATATTTGAAGAATTTTGATGTAGAAGTTGTTTCAGATACAGTTAAAGAACGGGCAACTGTTCAAAAAATTGCTCCCCATATCCCTAAACCAGATCCTATGCTCTTACCTATTTATGATGAACCAGGTTCAACTTTTTCAATGTTTTCTGTGAAAGTGGCGATGGATTTATATGATCAACTAGCAGGTGTAACTAATACTTCTTTTGCTAATAAAGTATTAAGTAAAGAAGAAGTCATTGAACGAGTGCCTAAAATTAACACAGATAAACTTTTAGGCGGTGGCTTATATTTAGATTTTAGAAATAACGATGCTCGATTAGTGATTGAAAATGTTAAACAAGCGGCTGCAGACGGTGCTAATGCTTTAAGTAAAACAAAAGTAATTGGATTTACTTACCATGATAATGGTCAACTATCAGGTGTTAAAGTAGAAGACCAATTAACAAAAGAAATTTACGATATACATGCCAAGGTTGTTATTAATACAACAGGACCTTGGGTAGATACGATTAGAGAACTAGGTAAAGAAGAAGGATTTAAACCTATGATGCGTCCTACAAAAGGCGTTCATTTAATTGTTGATCAGTCAGTATTGAGTGTTTCTCAGCCTACTTATTTTGATACAGGTAGACATGACGGTCGTATGGTATTTGTTATCCCAAGAGAAAATAAAACTTATTTTGGAACAACAGATACAGATTACACTGGAGACCTAACACATCCAAGAGTAACTAATGAAGATGTAGATTACTTGTTAGAAATAATTAATCACCAATTTCCAAATGCTAATGTTAGTATTGACGATATTGAAGGAAGTTGGGCTGGTTTAAGACCGCTGATTTCTGAGAATGGTGGATCTGATTATAATGGAGGAAATAGCGGTGTCATGTCTGAAGCTAGCTTTAATCAAATTATTGACACTGTCTCTGGTTATTTGAATCAAGAAAAAACAAAAGAAGATGTTGAAAAATCTCTTAAATTGGCAGAATCAAGTTTAAGTGAAAAAGGTAATTCTGCTATATCAAGAGGAAGTAGCTTAGAAGTTGATAATAAAGGATTAGTGACATTAGCAGGTGGAAAAATAACCGATTACCGATTAATGGCTGAAGGCGCAGTAGCATTAATTTCTAAGATATTGAAAGAAAAATATGACAAGCATTTTGATTTAGTAGATTCAAGTAATTACCCTGTTTCAGGTGGACACTTTGATCACACAAAAGTGGATGAAAAAATATCAGAGTTAACAGAACTAGGCCAAGAAAAAGGATTATCTAAAGAAGAAGCAGAATTCTTAGCTAATTTATATGGATCAAATACTGAATCAGTTTTAACGTATCTAAATGAAGACATACCTGGCTTATCACAATCAGAAGCTGCTAGCTTAATGTATGCTTTAAATAACGAAATGACTTTAACACCAGTAGATTATTTACTGCGAAGAACTAATTATTTATTATTTATTAGTGACCAATTAGATAGAATAAAAGAACCAATTATTAAAAAAATGGCTGAATACTATGGTTGGAACAATGAACAAACAACTAGTTATCGTTTAGAGTTAGAAAATGCGATCAATGAATCACAACTAATGAATTTGAAAAAGGAGAACTAA
- a CDS encoding glycoside hydrolase family 3 N-terminal domain-containing protein, translating into MSFKTKSFIIGILLISLLGGTLYALSNQKEKPADSKSSQTSSETRVKTKETTIQTESSERRVLSVEEQLKQMIKEMSIDEKVGQLFLVRVPESNALEDIKNFQLGGYLLFGRDMENQTKETLTKKIAEFQEMSQTPFMVASDEEGGTVTRISSNKKIVPDKFESPQSLYKKGGMSLVLKETKRKSDIFKELGIHTGLYPVADVSTDPESFIYDRTIGLDVEGTSNYVVDVVKELKQNEIGSTLKHFPGYGDNRDSHTEIVRDTRSIEEIEKTSLPPFKKGIEAGADSILVSHNIVDAIDSEVPASISPKIHEVLRQELGFDGVIMTDDMDMAGLADFISQEQAALAALKSGNDLILSSTYSTQIPVVKEAVESGDYSEEQLEASVLRVLKWKYELGIIKLEE; encoded by the coding sequence ATGTCCTTTAAAACAAAAAGTTTTATTATAGGAATTCTTTTAATTAGCTTGTTAGGAGGTACCCTTTATGCCTTAAGTAATCAAAAAGAAAAACCGGCTGATTCTAAGAGTTCACAAACTTCATCTGAAACGCGTGTTAAGACAAAAGAGACAACAATACAGACTGAAAGCTCTGAAAGGAGAGTATTAAGTGTGGAAGAACAACTTAAACAGATGATAAAAGAAATGTCTATTGATGAAAAAGTAGGTCAACTTTTTCTTGTTCGTGTTCCTGAATCCAATGCTTTAGAAGACATTAAGAATTTTCAATTAGGTGGTTATCTTCTTTTTGGAAGAGATATGGAGAATCAAACAAAAGAAACATTAACCAAAAAAATAGCTGAGTTTCAAGAAATGAGTCAAACCCCTTTTATGGTAGCTTCAGATGAAGAAGGGGGTACTGTAACAAGGATAAGTAGTAATAAAAAAATTGTTCCAGATAAATTTGAATCCCCTCAATCTCTTTATAAAAAGGGCGGCATGTCTCTTGTCTTAAAGGAGACGAAACGTAAATCAGATATCTTTAAAGAATTGGGTATTCACACGGGATTATACCCGGTTGCAGATGTTTCAACTGATCCAGAGTCTTTTATTTATGACCGGACGATTGGCTTAGACGTTGAAGGAACAAGTAATTATGTAGTTGATGTTGTTAAGGAATTAAAACAGAATGAAATAGGTTCTACTTTGAAACATTTTCCTGGCTATGGAGATAATCGAGATTCTCATACTGAAATTGTGAGAGATACTCGCTCAATAGAGGAAATCGAAAAAACATCATTACCCCCCTTTAAAAAAGGAATTGAAGCTGGTGCTGATAGTATTTTAGTGTCACACAATATTGTAGATGCGATTGATTCAGAAGTTCCAGCATCTATTTCACCTAAAATACATGAGGTGTTGCGTCAAGAGTTGGGATTTGATGGTGTGATTATGACTGATGACATGGATATGGCAGGATTAGCAGATTTTATTAGCCAAGAGCAAGCTGCTCTAGCTGCTTTAAAATCAGGAAATGATTTAATTTTGTCATCTACATACAGTACTCAGATACCAGTCGTTAAAGAAGCAGTCGAAAGTGGCGATTATTCTGAAGAACAATTAGAAGCATCTGTTTTAAGAGTTTTAAAATGGAAGTATGAATTAGGAATTATCAAATTGGAGGAGTAA